The Schistocerca gregaria isolate iqSchGreg1 chromosome 2, iqSchGreg1.2, whole genome shotgun sequence genome contains the following window.
cccttcctgcagagactcccacccgagttcctgaagcatttccgtaacactcgcgtgatgatcaaacctaatagtaacaaatctagcagaccgcctctgaattgtttctatgtcctgcctcaatccgacctgataggtacCCCAAACGctttagcagtactcaagaataggtcgtattattgttttatgagcggtatcctttacagatgaataacatcgtcccaaaattctaccaatcaaccgaagacgactatccgctttctccaaaactgccattacatgcttgtcccacttcattgttgttgttgtggtcttcagtcctgagactggtatgatgcaactctccatgctactgcatcctgtgtaagcttcttcatctcccagtacctactgcaacctacatccttctgaatctgcttggtatattcatatcttagtctccatctacgatttttaccctccacgctgccctccaatactaaattggtgatcccttgatgcctcagaacatgtcctaccaaccgagcccttcttctagtcaagttgtgccacaaacttctcttctccccaatcctattcaatacttctaattagttatgtgatctacccatctaatcttcagcattcttctgtagcaccacatttcgaaagcttctattctcttcatgtccaaactagttatcgtccatgtttcacttccatacatggctacacttcatacaaatactttcagaaacgactccctgacacttaaatctatactcaatgttaacaaatttctcttcttcagaaatgatttcttgccattgccagtctacattttatatcttctctacttcgaccatcatcagttattttgccctacaaatagcaaacctcctttactactttaagtgtctcatttcctaatctaattccctcagcatcacccgagttaattcgactacattccattatcctcgttttgcttttgttgatgttcatcttgtatcctccttttaagacactatccattccgttcaactgctcttccaagtcctttgctgtctctgacagaattacaatgtcattggcggatctcaaggtttttatttcttctccatggaatttaatacctactccgaatttttcttttgtttccttcagtgcttgctcaatatagagactgaataacatcggggagaggctacaaccctgcctcacgccattcccaacgactgcttctctttcatgtccctcgactcttataagtgccatctggtttctgtacaaattgtaaatagcttttcgctccttgtattttacccctgccaccttcagaatttgaatgagagtattccagtcaacattgtcaaaagctttctctatgtctacaaatgctagaaacgtaggtttgcccttccttaatctagcttctaagataagtcgtagggtcagttttgcctcacgtgttccgatatatctacggaatccgaactgatcttccccgaggttggcttcaactagttcttccattcgtctgtaaggaattcgagttagtatttggcagctgtgacttattaaactgatagttcggtaatttttacatttgtcaacacctgctttctttgggattggaattattatattcttcttgaaatctgagggtatttcgcctgtctcatatatcttggtcaccagatggtagagctttgtcaggactggctctaccaaggctgtcggtagttctaatggaatgttgtttactcccggggccttgtttcggctcaggtctttcagtgctctgtcaaactcttgacgcagtatcgtatctcccatttcatcttcatctacatcctcttccatttccatattattgtcctcaagtacatcgcccttgtatagacccgctatatactcctttcacctttctgctttcccttctttgcttagaagtgggtttccgtctgagctcttgatgtttatacaactggttctcttatctccaaaggtctctttaattttcctgtaggcagtatctgtcttacccctagtgagataagcctctacatccttacatttgtcctctagccatccctgcttagccattttgcacttcctgtcgatctcatttttgagacgtttgtattcctttttgccttcttcattcactgcatttttatattttctcctttcatcaattaaattcaatatttcttctgttacccaaggatttctactagctctcgtctttatacccacatgatcctctgctgccttcactacttcatccctcaaagctacccattcttcttctactgtatttctttcccccattcctgtcagttgctcccttatgctctacctgaaactctgtacaacctctagttctttcagtttatcaaggtcccatctcctaaaactACCACCTTTctttagtttcttcagttgtaatatacagttcataacgaatagattgtggtctgattccacatctgcccctggaaatgtcttaaagcctggttcctaaatctctgtcttaccattatgtaatctatctgaaacctgtcagtgtctccaggcttcttccatgtatagaacctgcttttatgattcttgaacgaagtgttagctatgattaagttgtgctctgtgcaaaattctagcagccggcttcctctatcatttcttagcccaaatccatattcacctactacgtttccttctctcccttttcctactgacgaattcgtcgtacatttcttcaatttcttcatcatctacagagctagttggcatataaacttgtactactgtggtaggggtgggcttcgtatctatcttggccacaataatgcgttcactatgctatttgtagtagcttacccgcactccaatttttttattcattattaaacctacccctgcattacccctatttgattttgtgtttataaccctgtattcacctgaccagaagtcttgttcctcctgccaccgaatctcactaattcccactatatgtaactttaacctatccatttccctttttacatattctaacctacctgcccgattaagggatctgacattctacgctccgatccgtagaacgccagttttctttcttctgataacgacatcctcttgagtagtccccgctcggagatccgaatgggggactattctacctccggaatattttacccaaggggccgccatcatcatttaaccgtacagtaaagctgcatgccctcgggaaaaattacggctgtagtttccccttactttcagccgttcgcagtaccagcacagcaaggccgttttggttagtgttacaagtccagatcagtcaatcatccagactgttgcccctgcaactactgaaaaggctgctgcccctcttcaggaacaacacgtttgtctggcctgtcaacagatacccttccgttgtggttgcacctacggtacggctatctgtatcgctgaggcacgcaagcgtccccaccaacggcaaggtccatggttcatgggggggggggggtcccacttcatatcgctctgcaacgttacgctcaaatatctaatcgacgtgattgtgtcaagtgctacgctactaatggagtattcaaacattacgggattctttttcctaatcatctgcatttaGAGTTAGCTCTCgttcttacaccaatcacaaatcctgtccaagtcatcttgcattctcctacagtcactcaacgacgacaccttcccgtacaccacagcatcatcagcaaacagcaacacattgttatccaccctatccaaaagatcatttatgtggaaAGAAAACAACAGCTCACCTAccagacttccctggggcactccagatgataccctcacctccgatgaacactcaccattgaggacaacttactgggttctgttacttaagaacaaGGAACGTATGTTTTCACCATTTTCAGCAACACTTGTATTGATACGACACTAACTACCTATGTTCTCGTGCGTATGTTCTCCTGTCTGCTTGGCTGTTTACGTTGTGTGACTTCCATACCATTTGGAATGAAGAAGTAAGTGATCTAAGTTCTGATTACCTTTTCGCCTACAGTATGCCGTGACCTAGAAGTCCTAGAAATATACTGCTTTCGAATATAAAcattaaacgtgtaaattttgacAAATTTAATAGGTGATATTCAACTACATCAAACTGAGTTGGACAGTATTTAAATGATTATTAATTAAATATAAAGAGTAACTATCTGTGATACACTGAATAACTTCCTCATGAACAATCAAAGGTACAATCGTTAGTTGGCGTGTATTAAATCTGTATGCCGTTAGAAAATGCATCAGGGTTTTatgaaaaatgtacaaatgtatacaGTTTCCTAAAGCTTGCTCACGAAGTTCGTCTTGGCCCTACGTTTGATTCTCAACCTGCGGAACGGGAAACGCTGTTCTTTTCCGCTTTCGTGAGTGAATTAAAACGCTAATCTGCATGTCCCTGAAAGAAACCACTTTGCAGTTGACAGCCTTAACATTTCTTCTAGTTGCTTCCAAATAAGGATTGATACCTAGCCGAGACTGCATCAGTTTGCTGATCGCAAAATAGTACACGGGATGTCAGGAAAGTTACATGATGTTTCACTTTCAAACAGTGggtgacagagaggggggggggggggggtggggggtgggcaggggggtggggggagttcgAGTGGTTTGTATAGAACACTGCTGTCGAATTTCTTGTCGCGTTTAATGTTTCAGTTGCTCCGGACGAAGATGCTGGAGATAATTTTCGAAAGCTTGACATTTCACCATGTACTGCcccggcaagaagtccgagaaggCTTTATAGAAATGAAAAGGTTGTTTCAAACTGAAATCGTATTGCGACTTCGAAACACAAACAGAATTTGAATCACATTAACATGGGGACTGTAATGTTCTTCACGCTTTATAAAAACAATGAAGCTGATTCACATAGAAACTAAAGAACACTTCATACATAAAATTTTCTCTTTCCTTCCGTTTTCCAGTGCTCTTAAAGGTGAAAGATGAGATTAGTTTATCAGTACACTCAACATATGATTcataattttgaaattaatattaaaatatggCTTGCTGATCAGAATTTCGTTTATTTTATCCTAGTGGTTTGCAGAATGAATACTGATACTTGAGCAGTTTAGCCCACCTTAGCTCTCGCAGCAAATAAGAACTTTTCCCACACTACCTAATTCCAAAAGAAGAGTCACAGCAGAAAGCATGTCAAAAAATTATCCTCTGTCTGCCATGTCCACCAACCACGCTACTCTCTCATCGACCGCCGACAACAGACCAGCGCGTGAGGCGGAGCGACAGTTACGTTATCTGCTCCTAACACAACCTCTGGTAACCAAAGAGTTAGATATAAGACATGTGTTTAGGTATCCAAAGAAGCTATCTGTGATAAATATGATAGATAAAACTGCCATTTATCATAATAAAGAAACCTTATAAGTAGAAGATTCAGTGTCCACCTCGTTCAGTTTATAAAAGATAAAACTCGTATGAAAACTTGAACCACATCAAGAAAACTGATAAATTGAGTGTAAGTTAAAAGCACGGTATGGAAAGGGGCTGATACTTTCAAGGAGTTTTTGTAGTGGCTGGAAGTGGCTGTAATGTTACATCAGAACTAATGTTTAGGTAGAATTTAGGTTATGACGAACAAAGCAGTTTTCGTTTGCAGCAGTCGATTTGGAATAGATTGGTTGGTCGCAATTGTCCTCAAGGCAATGAAAAGAGCAGCTATTTGAATACAATTCTGTCACAATACCTACCTTCTGGAACACGCTGCGAGCACGGACATTTCTAAACATATAGTGCATTCCTCATCTCTTTACAATTGCTTTTAGTGTCAGCAGACATCAGGATACTACAGGCTGTGGGATGTAATGAAAGCCTAATCCACGGTTTCATTTAATATAAACCACCTGCGGTGTACAGCTACTTGAAACCGTGCCAGAAGaaaccaatgttgactgtgtgaGATGATATATGATAGTTGGAAACATCAGAGGATATCTTTTTCTTAGGTTTACTGGTGAAACCGAAGTACTATGTACATGGACTAAATAATAATTCTGAAAGATAAGTAACAGCTTCCATCATTACTGAAGTAAAATGTTATTGGTGACAGATGGCATAATATCCAGAAATCAGGCCTCCGAGAAGCTAAAGAAGAGGAGAGACCAAACAAAAGTTATGATATTGCCCGTACGATGACACTCATCACTGATCTGCAGATTGTTCTGTCAGTTGGTCTTATGATACGTCTGGATTCTTATTGCCAACATATGATCCTCACCAGCTAACTGTAACGCCAAGTGGACTCTGATTCAGTATCTAATTTATTTGTGACCTCCGCGTAGAAGTTGATTATTCTCTCGTGCATCATAATTCTCTCCATTTTCACTGGAGCTAACGACTCCAAGAGCTACGACCATTTTTAATGTGTTTATCGTCACATGTAGCTTCGTCCAGTGGGCCACATGGAATAATTAACGTACCATTATTCTTCCCACTCAGGCAAAGAAGTGTGACAcataaactgatgagccaaaatgtcgTGAACACTttgaataaaaacaattaaaatgccGATGTTTCGGCCGTCTTTCCACGGATCTTCTTCAGGGCGACAGGAATCGAATCTGGATAATGCTAACTAGTGGCAAAACTCCGGATTCGAATATTGGTCCAGCAGACCACCTGGAAAATAACTCCTATACTTTTATCATAGACATGCATAATGCACTGATGTGCATCTCATCGTATATGACTGAGAAACATTTCAATAAATCGTCTGTTTATAGTCTTAATGTGTAAACAAATACAAAGACATAATCTCTTTCTCCAACGCTGCTACTGTCTTCATGTTGTGAGCGTTACTGACGGTGAATGAAACCATCCCACTGTGTTATCACAGAAAATTGCAGCGTTGCTACTACCAACATTCGACTAATAAAATTCATCAGGCACAAGGAACTGTTTCTATGGAATGACACTGTCTGTAAAAGGtgtaataaaaaaaggaatatAACAAAGAACACAGTTTTATTTAATATGGAAATATATTTCGAAACAAAATTTGTTTTCCATTTGTCAATTTATGTTTTCGTCAAATAAATAGAGGAAAATTGTTGTATTCAAATTTATAAAAATATGGctattatttttcaaaacattaaagTCGGAACGTAACAATCTAATTTTCACATACAATACAGAAGTATTGAAAACTTTCTTACAATTGGAATGCTTCGACTAAAAGTGATAAATAACATCAGTCACACCCTAAGGATAACAgtcaatatttaaaacaaattttgtattgaACTTATTTGAAGCATATCAGGAAACGAATAACTGGCAGTGTTCCTGTGATTCGGAGGAAGGTTAAAGATCTACAAAATAATAATTAGATACATATACAGTAGTCTAAAGCTGTAAGTTTGGTTGTAGTACCTGTATACCAAAATTGTTTAGCACTGTGGTACAATGTCATCTACATTAACAAATTTACCCATGTAGTATAGGGCGTTTGAGTTAATTCCGAAGCTGAGCATACGTGTAATAAGTAAACGAGGAAACAAGTAGAGCATAAGAAGTCCGGAAATGTGAGTGATTAAAAGAAAATAGTGTTAGTGCATAGGAGACACTCAAGTTTTGCTGTTAAAGTTTGAAAAGGCTCAGTAACTATCAGCGCCTATCACATAGTTATCTGGGGTGTTGTAAGGTAGGCTGATTTTGTGTTCTATGGGTAAATATATCAAAATTTCCGCACCAACTCCATAATGAAAAAGACAGATACGTTGTAAGTTAAAGCAAGTATACCTTTCATATATGTTATTCATTAAATAGTGGACACAGCCGAGACAGATGGAGATAGAAATATGGAAAATGCAAGGTTTGCTTTGCTACTACTAGTTGGTGTACAGAGTAATCATAGGAAAACGTTCCAGGCTGCAATAACAGGACACACTTTTCATGTTTAAACTATTCAAGTAGATCGTTCACTAGATATCGAACGGATGTGGGAGTATAGTAGTAAAGTTACAGTAAGAAAGTTCTTGAAAGGAATTTGCAGAAAAAGTTGTTTTATAGGCTTAGAACCATGAAAGAGGTTATTCCATGCCACGAACGTAACACATAAGTACCTAAGAATAGTTAACTTTGCCGTATGAAAAGAAATTAGTCCTATCTTAATTTGTGTCAACGACGGAAATTAATTTTTAGTAGTGTGTTAAATGGGTACAGTAGCTCTATTGTCTACAGCTGTAACAAAACGAAGAGTATAAAGCCCaacaagaaaaagacaaaaattttaagttttgtAAGTTAAAGTACACATAAGTTTCAGCTACCGATATGCAGTATATACTAAACCCATATCAGAAAGACAGAGGCACGAATATCATAAATGTATGGTACGCCCTATCACCAAGAATAATAAAGAAGAAGTATAAGAAAACTTTCCGTGACCCAATATGAAGAACCCGTTTTATACGTTTAAACTATTAAGTAGCTTGTGAATATCcgtgaaaacaaatgtagaaaaggaTTTTGGAGGCGAAGAACCAGGAGAACTGATTATTGCGTTTCAGGAGACATAAGGCAAAGAGAAAGCAGGTGATTAACGTTGCTGCTTGTTTCAAACCAACATTTACGTACCTTGGGATtagcttcagaaactactttcaGTAAAGTGCAACATATTAGTGGTTAATTCATGTGTAGAGTACGAAAAGAGATTCAAGAAGGACTTTAGCATTATGGAATGTtaacaaagaaaattcacagaaaTCACAGACACACTGCCATTCGTTCCTTGCTGCTCCTTAGGAAACTAGGGTGTTTGTAGGAAGCGGAATGCTATAGGAACATTcagatataattacattaaatgTGTAAGAGAAGGTGAATAGATAGATTAGGAATTTATAGTGCGTCTTATTGTTTGCACAGCCCTCTGTTGAAATACAGGGTGAGCAGTGTGTATGAGGACTGTGAAGTCTTTTCTTAAGTTCGCCTTTCAAACTGTACTACGGAGAAGTGTCTatagagtaaatcgtagaaagcggAGATGTTGAAATGTCTGTACAAAAGAAAGAGGCGAGCTTTGAGTACTGTACAAAGGTGGCACACGCCCATAGGGGGCCGGCGCACTGCTCTAGTAGAAGGAGGAGAAGCTGATGTCTGTGAGCGGTGCGCTGTTGCTCTGCGGCAGAGCGTAGTCCTTGGCCAGCTGGTCCAGGATGCCGCCACCGGTTCCAGCTTGCCTCACCTGGGGGGCAGGcctcgggggcggcggcgggggcgggctgTGGTACACCGGGGCGGGGCTGCGGTGCTGGATGggctgcggcggcggctgcgggcATAACATTCACGTCATGAAACACCATATTCAacactgaggcgacagaagtcacAGGGTAGCGATACACACATAAACAGGTGGCGGGGagcaaggtacactactggccattaaaattgctacaccacgaagaagacgtgctacagtcgcgaaatttgaccgacaggaagacgttgctgtgatatgcaaatgattagcttttcagagcattcacacacggttggcgccggtggcgacatctacaacgtgctgacacgaggaaagtttccaagcgatttctcatacacaaacagcaggggaccggcgttgcctggtgaaacgttgttgtgatgcctcgtgtaaggaggagaaatccgtaccttcacgtttccggctttgataaaggttggattgtagcctatcgcgattgcggtttatcttatcgcgacagtgctgctagcgttggtcgatggaatcggtgggttcaggagggtaatacggaccgccgtgctggatcccaacgacctcgtatcactagcagtcgagatggcaggcgtcttatacgcatggctgcagTTCGGAGACCatatgctgcggttacccttgacgctgcatcacaggcaggaacgcctacgatggtgtactcaacgaggaacctgggtgcacgaatggaaaaacgtcattttttcggatgaatccagcatgatgatggtcgcatccgtgtttggcgacatcccggtgaacgcccattggaatcgtgtattcgtcatcgacatactggcatatcacccggcgtgatggtatggggtgccattggttacacgactcggtcatctctagttcgcattgaatagtggacgttacatttctgatgtattgcgacccttggctctacacttcattcgatccctgcgaaatcccacatttcagcaggacaatgcaccaccgtatgttgcaggtcctgtgcgggcctttctgggtacagaaaatgttcgactgctgccctgggcagcgcattctccagatctctcaccaatttaaaacgactggtcaatagtggccgagcaagtggctcgtcacaatacaccagtcactactcttgatgaaccgtggtatcgtgttgaaactgcatgggcagctatacctgtacacgccatccaagctctgttaatgcccaggcgtatcaaggccgctattacggccagaggtggttgttctgggtactgatttttcaggatctgatgcacccaaattgcttgaaaatgtaatcacctgtcagttctattacaatatatttgtccaatgaatacccgtttatcatctgcatttcttcttggtgcagcaattttaacggccagtagtgtagtttggtgGCTGGCCGTGGGGGGGACGGAGTAGGTACCTGCGGGCGCGGCGGCCTCGGCTGCTCGGAGTAGACTACGCCGCCCACGGGGACAGCGCCGGGGACCTGGGCGCGGGGCGGCGCCGGTCCTAGGCTGGGTCCGTGGCTGTGGCTGCGGCTCGGCGACGGCGGGCCGGCGGAGAAGCGCGGCGCAGGAGCCGGCGCGGGCGACTCGTAGAGCTGTGCAGCAACAAGTAGTCAGTGGGACAGGCTCATTGTCTAATGACGAATCCAATGCACatacttcattcacttcgtgatcCAACAACATTTCTCaccaaatactgttttttttttacttttaattacaTTCATATAGTTATTATCGTAGTATTTGCTTATCTACTAATATAAAATGGATGTGAAATGTTATTTTTAGTGAAACATCACAGTTTTAAAATTAGGAGACGCGTTTGGTGTGTCCATGTAGCTACGACAAttgattattatgattattattattattactatcattattgttCTTATTAATGATTATTATCAGAATTAGCCTTTTCCTGCAGCTTCACGTGTGTACGCGTTTGACACATACACTGAACACacctccccctctttgtgtctaaCTCTTCCTCACTTGTTCACCTCATCCTCCAACCACAATCTCctcttccccactctctctctctcgtctctttgtctcctcctccactctctttgcccatttcctccacccctctctctgatcttatcttccTCCTTCCCTACTTCCTACCATATCTtgctctcctctctctttccatctccataTCTCCCTCCTTCTTTACCACCTGAACACTACGCCTTTACACCTTCCCTCTGCCTTATGCATCtcactctcctcccctctctctgtgcatATCCTCCTCTACCTAGCTCCAACTGTTCCCAGTCATGCTTGTCAGcacatgtagcccctgcaataTAATTCAGTAAAGCAGCAGTTACCACTTCCACAACATATATGTTATGCAGTGTAGGGTAGAGATCAGGAGCTTGAAAATCCTTTATTTGCCCCTGATGTACACACTGCCATGCAAAGCAACTTAATAAAGTCTGCTGATACTACTTCAACACTACATGTCGGTCAAGCAGGAAAACCTACACGTCATGGCCTGGAAAACAGTTTTTTGCTCCTGGCATATAGGCTGCCCCACCAAGCAGGTTTATTTGGCATGCTGATGCAGTTCCCTAACATGTCTGTAATGCAGGGCAGTCTGTAAGACGAGGATGGGAAGAAACATGTTTTTGCCCATGTCTCTGTTTCTGTTGGAACTGGGAGGTTATAACACCAAAATGCTGATCCTCTTGACACCTGCTATCTCTGTGCGTATTTTTTGCCGGAATTGATCCAGTGAGTCTGGAGAAGATCCTGAAGTGAATACTGAATATTAAAATATTACCCCATAGGGTGTCATGTACCCCTTGAGCAGTGAGTGACAATAACTTGTGGTCGGCACATGCCATCTCTCATACCGGTCACTCCAGCGGTATCAAGTGACCCTACCCCTCCTCTAAATTGGGTATTGTCGCCTAACACATGGCTTCATTTTTCACTGAGCTCTTGCTGCGATGGCTCTGGCGTGCAAGTCACTATACGCCACTTTGTGACTGAGTCAAAGTTGAATAACAAATGTGGAGGTGCTGGATCAAATTGaggaaacaagaaatttatggcacaaattgagTGAACGAAGCCACTGTCGACAGGGCACATCccgagacatcaaggaatagttagTTCGGTAGTGGAAGTGTGTAGGGTAGAAACTGTAGTGGGAGACcaatgcttgaatacagtaagcaagttcaaatggatgtaggctacaGTTGTCACGCAGAGGTGAAGAGTCTTCCACAGGATAGACTAGAGTGAAGACgtgcatcaaaccacaacaacaacagcagtgtcCAGATGGCGCAGAAAGGAGAACGCACGTACCTGCTCGAAGGACTGCGGCTGCCTTATGGGAGCAGGcctaggaggcggcggcggcggtgggggcggcgcgACGCGCACCGGCGCGGGCTGGGGGCGGGGAGGCGCCGGCCTGGGGGCGGGCCTCGGGGGCGGCTGTGGCTCGTAGTACTGGCCGTCGTCGTACTCGGGCTGGTCGCTGCTCAGCGCCGACAGGCGGCCGCCGAGACCGCCCCCGCCTCCAGGCTGCTGCTTGCGCGTTGTCTCGTCCACCAGCGTGGGCGGCGCCACAGTGATGCCCTCTCCAGATGGCTGGAAGCCGAACCTGCACCAAGCGGCACCAATGAAGACAGCGATGTTAGGGCTTACACCTCCATAGGACAAGTCAGGCAGGCTGCGTACATGAAGTCGTTACACACGGCATCTGCAGAAATGTTCCAGGAGGGGGAAAGATACGGAAATTACcattttttcataaactgttaGGTCTATAACTTTTCTTCCAGCGTTTTTCCATGCACTTCTAGACTTTATTGTGAaaatcttacaaaaaatttacAATCGGAAGTACTGGTCATCTCTGACCAATACTTTCATCCTTCGGGCAGAGAAACGGATTCCACGGCGGAAGAACCGAGCGTCTTTTGAGGATATCTATGAACTGATTCAATTTTGCAGTTGTTTGTATGACTGGAAGTGCTGGCCAGCCTTGCCGTGCGCCATTGACCGAAAAAGGTTGTAGTCACAGGGAGCAATTTCTCGAAAACAAGGCGGGTGGTGTAGGACTTTCCACTTCAACGTATCCAAGTATATTTTGACAGGTTTTGCTACAAAATCACCTTTTCAAGTCCGTCGCTGTTTTGTGGCCGTTTATCTTTCAGAGCTCGGCTCAACCGAATCATTTGCTTTCGGTAAcaatctcctgtgattgtttc
Protein-coding sequences here:
- the LOC126336596 gene encoding WAS/WASL-interacting protein family member 3-like, whose product is MRTLALVLLLATASLAQYNGNYLDSDYQDYQEPAPSRPAPPPPPPQRSYSRPPQQSSPVRSSFSSSAANAARPTPVPILKQINRHNEDGSYTYGYEGADGSFKIETKLTTGEVMGKYGYVDDNGKVRVVEYGANRFGFQPSGEGITVAPPTLVDETTRKQQPGGGGGLGGRLSALSSDQPEYDDGQYYEPQPPPRPAPRPAPPRPQPAPVRVAPPPPPPPPPRPAPIRQPQSFEQLYESPAPAPAPRFSAGPPSPSRSHSHGPSLGPAPPRAQVPGAVPVGGVVYSEQPRPPRPQPPPQPIQHRSPAPVYHSPPPPPPPRPAPQVRQAGTGGGILDQLAKDYALPQSNSAPLTDISFSSFY